A region of Pseudarthrobacter sp. NIBRBAC000502770 DNA encodes the following proteins:
- a CDS encoding MFS transporter, with translation MTPHITPPPTGTVPVQASPRQETPEAPEAPKRGRFSRLPQLAGAGFLPLGLFARLPLAMLAVGTLTLVTSASGSFAAGGTAAGAVGIGSALGAPVLGSLADRKGQRPVLLLAAVLNTVAVLALVFAAGSAAVLDGFAPPVLAAAFAAGATCPQVGPLARVRWMALTANAGGPTAPPNAAARDLDTALSYESTADEVTFVLGPALVGILASFVSPWLPLVLAAAMTITLVPVFAVHPTHRSVPARRGPAGGKHVPAAKLPAAVALPVLAMACMGTFFGSTQAALSAFSAGLAGPEIAGLLYAVMGLSSAAAALSVAYWPRRAGLGLRWVSCAVLMAGLAVLLLVPSSLPMMALVLLVLGLPVGPVMVTVFAVGGKVAPAGRLGTVMTALASGIVAGTAVGSSIGGQLAQLHGAAGAFLVPLCAAVALALLGAGTAVVLRRRT, from the coding sequence GTGACACCACACATTACCCCGCCACCCACCGGTACCGTCCCTGTCCAGGCCTCCCCACGCCAGGAAACCCCTGAAGCGCCGGAAGCGCCAAAGCGCGGCCGCTTTTCGCGACTTCCGCAACTTGCCGGTGCAGGTTTCCTGCCTTTGGGCCTCTTTGCCCGGCTTCCGCTGGCCATGCTGGCCGTGGGCACCCTCACCCTGGTCACGTCCGCCAGCGGTTCCTTTGCCGCCGGGGGCACCGCTGCGGGCGCTGTGGGCATCGGCTCCGCCCTGGGGGCACCTGTGCTGGGATCCCTTGCCGACCGGAAGGGACAGCGGCCGGTCCTTTTGCTGGCGGCAGTTCTCAATACAGTGGCCGTGCTTGCCCTGGTCTTTGCCGCCGGTAGCGCTGCGGTCTTGGACGGGTTCGCGCCGCCGGTCCTCGCCGCCGCCTTCGCGGCCGGTGCCACCTGCCCCCAGGTGGGGCCCCTGGCCCGGGTCAGGTGGATGGCGCTTACTGCCAATGCGGGAGGTCCAACGGCGCCGCCAAATGCTGCCGCCCGCGACCTTGACACGGCGCTGTCCTACGAGAGCACCGCGGATGAGGTGACTTTTGTCCTTGGGCCGGCGTTGGTGGGAATCCTGGCCAGCTTCGTGTCGCCCTGGCTTCCGTTGGTTTTGGCGGCGGCCATGACCATCACCCTGGTGCCCGTCTTCGCTGTGCATCCCACCCACCGGTCCGTGCCGGCCCGCCGGGGCCCGGCAGGCGGCAAGCACGTGCCTGCGGCGAAGCTGCCGGCGGCCGTGGCCCTGCCGGTCCTCGCCATGGCCTGCATGGGCACCTTTTTTGGATCCACCCAGGCTGCGTTGAGCGCCTTCTCCGCCGGGCTTGCCGGACCTGAAATCGCGGGCCTGCTGTATGCCGTCATGGGCCTCAGTTCAGCGGCGGCGGCCCTGTCGGTTGCTTACTGGCCGCGCCGGGCAGGCCTGGGGCTGCGATGGGTGTCCTGTGCCGTCCTGATGGCGGGACTGGCGGTCCTGCTGCTGGTACCGTCGTCGCTGCCCATGATGGCGCTGGTCCTGCTGGTCCTTGGCCTCCCGGTGGGACCGGTCATGGTCACCGTTTTCGCCGTGGGCGGGAAGGTGGCACCGGCCGGCAGGCTTGGCACAGTGATGACTGCCCTGGCCAGCGGCATCGTTGCCGGGACCGCCGTCGGCTCCTCCATAGGGGGACAGCTGGCCCAACTCCACGGGGCAGCCGGCGCATTTCTTGTCCCGCTGTGCGCAGCGGTGGCCCTGGCGCTGCTCGGCGCGGGAACCGCCGTCGTCCTTCGCCGGCGGACCTGA
- a CDS encoding AAA family ATPase, giving the protein MRIHKLRISAFGPFAGTEDIDFDRLSAHGLFLLNGPTGAGKTSVLDAICFALYGSVPGARQDGKRLRSDHAEPGQEPAVTCEFSAQGRRFEVTRSPAWEKPSARGKNGFTVQQAKTLLRERVGGDWVEKSARNDEAGAEIMALLGMDREQFTRVVMLPQGDFAAFLRSKAADRLDLLQKLFGTQRFEALEQELSRQAAAARDDVAVLSGQLALLASRAETEAAPLNLPGEGAPPTDDIPRRLAWLQAAAALRRNELAGQAAAAEEVNQARRAEAETEAARHERHRKLAAAAARKKAVEDGAAVQEEHSSRLVRHRQAEVLQGQLLAVDAAAGKVRGAAAAAESAVTLLRLAAGDGGELAQLGAGTSGSPQSTLGSPRDGSDSWPGAEEELGRLRSLLAVVEARLPDEERLKELRKRHHGLTGRLGGLELAAETLGQRAKHLVAEREQLLEGLDQLEARAVEASLRRKEAAAAAELLDVVSRYGEAAQRRDLAKSRHDDSREKLLEAKRRWLDLREERLANAASELAAGLVAGEPCPVCGSGDHPGPADAGTGGPSLAQAEEQAHGVFEAAEAANARVAADLAEAGQAVAVLAGQGGTTEMDAARSGAADALAAAVDAEQAAEQLQDRRQRLEVVDDRLSQARATLSETEAEMSQASAALANLAEQVAALDTALSGLRGNHRSLGTRLRELEDAVAVLDKAVEAQVRLDHARLQAAEAQDALEQALPGAGFATADEVRSQLLDAADLAAVEAAIRAAQDEAARVAGLFESDDIMLAQEEAAAGFIPDEERLASLRLDAAAARDRAREADLAAGLAARCLDSLKAIAADYEALAGSSREPAERARMLAGLADAAAGRGENTYRMSLNSYVLAARLEQVALAASERLVAMSDGRYLLQHTDAKAARGAKSGLGLEVVDQWTGFRRDTSTLSGGESFMASLSLALGLADVVQQESGGVEIETLFVDEGFGSLDDQSLEQVMDALEGLRDGGRVVGLVSHVAEMKQRISTQLQVVKNRNGSTLRISESLDALL; this is encoded by the coding sequence GTGAGGATCCATAAGCTGCGGATTTCCGCGTTTGGGCCCTTCGCGGGGACCGAGGACATCGACTTTGACCGCCTGAGCGCGCACGGACTGTTCCTGCTGAACGGGCCCACCGGTGCCGGCAAGACCAGCGTCCTGGATGCCATCTGCTTTGCGCTCTACGGGTCCGTACCCGGTGCCCGGCAGGACGGGAAGCGGTTGCGCAGCGACCATGCGGAGCCGGGGCAGGAACCCGCCGTCACGTGTGAGTTCTCCGCGCAGGGCCGCCGCTTCGAGGTGACGCGTTCCCCGGCCTGGGAGAAGCCGAGCGCCCGCGGGAAGAACGGCTTCACGGTCCAGCAGGCCAAGACACTGCTTCGGGAGCGCGTGGGTGGGGACTGGGTGGAGAAGTCCGCCCGCAACGATGAAGCGGGCGCGGAGATCATGGCCCTGCTGGGCATGGACCGTGAACAGTTCACCCGGGTGGTGATGCTGCCGCAGGGTGATTTCGCCGCTTTCCTGCGCTCAAAGGCTGCTGACCGGCTGGACCTGCTGCAGAAGCTTTTCGGCACCCAGAGGTTTGAAGCCCTGGAACAGGAGCTGTCCCGGCAGGCTGCTGCCGCCAGGGACGACGTGGCGGTCCTGTCAGGGCAACTCGCCCTCCTTGCCTCGCGCGCCGAAACCGAGGCCGCCCCCCTGAACCTTCCCGGCGAGGGAGCGCCGCCAACAGACGATATTCCCCGCCGCCTGGCCTGGCTGCAGGCCGCTGCCGCCCTGCGCCGGAACGAGCTCGCGGGGCAGGCTGCGGCCGCCGAGGAGGTCAACCAGGCCCGCCGCGCAGAGGCGGAAACGGAGGCCGCGCGCCACGAACGGCACCGGAAACTCGCCGCAGCTGCCGCCCGGAAAAAGGCCGTGGAGGACGGGGCCGCAGTGCAGGAGGAGCATTCTTCCCGGCTGGTGAGGCACCGGCAGGCAGAGGTTCTCCAGGGGCAGCTGCTGGCGGTCGACGCTGCTGCCGGGAAGGTCCGCGGCGCCGCCGCGGCCGCCGAATCGGCCGTGACCCTGCTGCGGCTCGCCGCCGGGGACGGCGGCGAGTTGGCCCAGCTCGGCGCCGGAACATCAGGGAGTCCACAGTCGACCTTGGGTTCCCCACGGGATGGCTCGGACAGCTGGCCCGGGGCTGAGGAGGAACTGGGCCGCCTGCGTTCGCTGCTGGCCGTCGTCGAGGCACGACTGCCTGACGAAGAAAGGCTCAAGGAGCTGCGGAAGCGGCACCATGGCTTAACCGGCCGGCTGGGTGGGCTGGAGCTCGCCGCGGAGACACTGGGCCAGCGCGCCAAGCACCTGGTGGCCGAACGGGAACAGCTGTTGGAGGGCCTGGACCAGCTGGAAGCGCGCGCTGTGGAGGCCTCTTTGCGGCGCAAGGAGGCGGCCGCTGCGGCGGAGCTGCTGGACGTGGTCAGCCGGTACGGGGAAGCGGCCCAGCGCAGGGATCTCGCCAAGAGCCGCCATGACGATTCCCGGGAGAAGCTCCTGGAGGCCAAACGCCGCTGGCTGGACCTGCGGGAAGAGCGGCTGGCGAACGCCGCATCCGAACTGGCTGCCGGGCTGGTTGCCGGGGAACCGTGCCCTGTCTGCGGAAGTGGAGACCACCCCGGGCCGGCAGATGCGGGAACCGGAGGGCCGTCCCTGGCCCAGGCGGAGGAACAGGCCCACGGCGTGTTCGAGGCCGCGGAGGCTGCCAACGCCCGGGTTGCCGCTGATCTGGCCGAGGCCGGGCAGGCAGTGGCTGTCCTCGCCGGCCAGGGCGGGACCACTGAGATGGACGCTGCACGCTCGGGTGCAGCTGATGCACTCGCTGCGGCAGTGGATGCCGAGCAGGCGGCCGAGCAGCTGCAGGACAGGCGGCAGCGGCTGGAGGTCGTGGATGACCGCCTCAGCCAGGCCCGGGCCACACTGTCCGAAACGGAAGCCGAGATGTCCCAGGCCAGCGCGGCCCTTGCCAATCTGGCCGAACAGGTTGCCGCACTGGACACTGCTCTTTCAGGCCTCCGGGGCAACCACCGAAGCCTGGGCACCCGGCTGCGGGAACTTGAGGATGCGGTGGCGGTCCTGGATAAAGCGGTCGAAGCGCAGGTGCGCCTGGATCACGCGCGGCTGCAGGCCGCCGAAGCGCAGGACGCCCTGGAACAGGCACTGCCCGGTGCCGGTTTTGCCACTGCTGACGAGGTCCGCAGCCAGCTCCTTGATGCCGCTGACCTGGCAGCCGTTGAGGCCGCCATCCGTGCCGCCCAGGATGAAGCTGCCCGCGTGGCCGGGCTGTTCGAGTCAGATGACATCATGCTCGCGCAGGAGGAAGCGGCGGCCGGCTTTATCCCGGACGAGGAACGGCTGGCCTCGCTGCGCCTGGACGCTGCGGCTGCCCGGGACCGGGCGCGGGAGGCTGACCTGGCTGCCGGCCTGGCCGCACGCTGCCTGGATTCGTTGAAGGCCATTGCAGCGGATTATGAAGCGCTGGCCGGTTCGTCACGCGAGCCGGCGGAGCGGGCCCGGATGCTTGCCGGGTTGGCCGACGCCGCAGCCGGCCGGGGCGAGAACACGTACCGCATGAGCCTGAACAGTTATGTCCTGGCCGCGCGGCTGGAACAGGTGGCCCTGGCCGCATCCGAACGCCTGGTGGCGATGAGCGACGGCCGGTACCTGCTCCAGCACACAGATGCCAAGGCCGCCCGTGGAGCAAAGTCGGGGCTGGGGCTGGAAGTGGTGGACCAGTGGACGGGCTTTCGCCGGGACACCTCCACGCTGTCCGGAGGCGAGTCCTTCATGGCCTCGCTCTCGCTGGCCCTGGGCCTTGCAGACGTGGTCCAGCAGGAATCCGGAGGCGTGGAAATCGAAACCCTGTTCGTTGACGAGGGCTTCGGCAGCCTGGACGACCAATCCCTGGAGCAGGTCATGGATGCCCTTGAAGGGCTTCGCGACGGCGGTAGGGTGGTGGGACTGGTCAGCCACGTCGCCGAGATGAAGCAGCGGATCAGTACCCAGCTGCAGGTAGTCAAGAACCGGAACGGCTCCACGCTGCGGATCTCCGAAAGCCTGGACGCACTTCTCTGA
- a CDS encoding exonuclease SbcCD subunit D, translating to MRLLHTSDWHLGRSFHGVGMLDTQRSFVDQLVAAVERESVDIVLIAGDVYDRALPGVDVVHLLDDALVRLTAAGAQVVLTSGNHDSAIRLGFASRLLERGGVHLRTRVEDLDQPLLVPLGTDAAGKDATLALYGIPWLEPRMVADQLGVDTASHFEVTRAATGLVRADIARRAASATVHSVVLAHTFASGGISSDSERDLSIGGVGAVPLDLFDGFSYSALGHLHGRQKLSESVRYSGSPLAYSFSEAAHQKGAWLVDVGPEGVASVAEVLWEAPRPLAVLRGPLEELLADPAHAWAETAYCQVTLTDAQRPARAMERLRARFPDTLVLAFDPQGAAAPAEASYSSRLAGAPDDLAVCCGFLDHVRGRDADPAERAALAAALENVRLSEVSR from the coding sequence ATGCGGTTACTTCACACCTCGGACTGGCACCTGGGCCGTTCCTTCCACGGCGTTGGGATGCTCGACACCCAGCGCTCCTTCGTGGACCAGTTGGTGGCGGCGGTTGAGCGGGAAAGCGTGGACATCGTCCTGATCGCGGGCGACGTCTACGACCGCGCACTTCCCGGCGTGGACGTTGTGCATCTCCTCGATGACGCACTGGTCCGGCTCACCGCCGCAGGCGCGCAGGTGGTCCTCACCAGCGGCAACCACGATTCCGCCATCCGCCTGGGGTTCGCGTCCCGCCTGCTGGAACGCGGGGGAGTGCACCTGCGCACCAGGGTGGAGGACCTCGACCAGCCGCTGCTGGTCCCGCTGGGAACGGACGCTGCAGGCAAAGACGCCACCTTGGCGCTGTACGGCATCCCGTGGCTCGAACCCAGGATGGTGGCCGACCAACTGGGCGTGGACACGGCAAGCCACTTCGAGGTCACCCGCGCCGCAACAGGCCTGGTCCGGGCGGACATTGCCCGGCGCGCCGCCTCCGCCACCGTCCACTCGGTGGTCCTGGCGCACACTTTCGCCAGCGGCGGCATCAGTTCGGACAGCGAGCGTGACCTCAGCATCGGCGGAGTGGGAGCTGTTCCCCTGGACCTCTTCGACGGTTTCAGCTACAGCGCGCTGGGCCACCTGCACGGCCGGCAAAAGCTGTCCGAGTCCGTCAGGTACTCCGGATCACCACTGGCTTATTCCTTCTCCGAGGCCGCCCACCAAAAGGGTGCCTGGCTGGTGGATGTTGGTCCGGAAGGCGTGGCGTCGGTGGCGGAAGTCCTCTGGGAGGCGCCGCGCCCACTCGCCGTACTCCGCGGACCGCTGGAGGAGCTGCTGGCGGATCCCGCCCATGCATGGGCGGAAACCGCCTATTGCCAGGTCACCCTGACCGATGCCCAGCGTCCCGCACGCGCCATGGAACGGCTGCGCGCCAGGTTCCCGGATACCCTGGTCCTGGCCTTCGATCCGCAGGGCGCCGCTGCCCCTGCCGAGGCAAGCTACAGCAGCAGGCTCGCCGGCGCACCGGATGACCTGGCCGTCTGCTGCGGGTTCCTGGACCACGTGCGGGGACGGGACGCCGACCCCGCCGAAAGGGCTGCGCTCGCGGCCGCGCTGGAAAACGTCAGGCTCTCGGAGGTGTCGCGGTGA
- a CDS encoding MIP/aquaporin family protein produces MSTPVPARDALQPGGTVSAPTGLLPRLAAEAFGSLFLAVAGLGVPLFSIPQSSPVPSALAAGLAVTAAMLAFGHISGGHFNPAITLGHLLAGRIRAGAAAAYAAAQLVGALVGALALFGILRTLPSIPDSRTAFDTVAAGFGEHSIIQAPLAAVVLLELLGAAIIVAVFLGAAGREGGARTVAPVAVGLSFAALLQVGQAVGNLPFNPARAVASAVFSSGWAVEQLWVFLVAPLAGAAIAGLVFRIGDVTGSPAPVVDVETAGEGTDADDDDDDADAAAVTEPVPAGAAREEKARGVSEVQEFFDGKRS; encoded by the coding sequence ATGAGCACCCCTGTCCCAGCCCGCGACGCACTGCAGCCCGGCGGCACTGTTTCCGCGCCCACCGGCCTGCTGCCCCGCCTGGCGGCCGAGGCGTTTGGAAGCCTCTTCCTGGCAGTGGCCGGCCTGGGCGTGCCCCTGTTCAGCATTCCGCAGTCCAGCCCGGTCCCCTCAGCCCTGGCGGCAGGCCTCGCCGTCACCGCCGCCATGCTGGCCTTCGGGCATATCTCCGGCGGTCACTTCAACCCGGCCATCACCCTGGGGCACCTCCTGGCCGGCCGGATCCGGGCCGGTGCGGCCGCCGCCTACGCTGCCGCCCAGCTCGTCGGAGCCCTGGTGGGCGCCCTGGCCCTGTTCGGCATCCTGCGCACACTGCCCAGCATCCCGGACAGCCGCACGGCTTTCGACACCGTTGCCGCGGGCTTCGGTGAGCACTCCATCATCCAGGCCCCCCTCGCGGCCGTCGTCCTCCTCGAGCTGCTGGGTGCCGCCATCATCGTGGCTGTTTTCCTGGGAGCCGCCGGCCGTGAAGGGGGTGCCCGCACGGTGGCGCCCGTCGCCGTCGGCCTGTCCTTTGCGGCACTGCTGCAGGTGGGCCAGGCGGTGGGAAACCTGCCGTTCAACCCTGCCCGTGCCGTTGCTTCCGCCGTCTTCAGTTCCGGCTGGGCTGTGGAGCAGCTGTGGGTCTTCCTGGTGGCGCCGCTGGCTGGTGCTGCCATCGCGGGGCTGGTGTTCCGGATCGGCGACGTGACCGGTTCCCCTGCGCCCGTTGTGGACGTGGAGACTGCCGGGGAGGGCACCGACGCTGACGACGACGACGATGATGCCGACGCGGCTGCCGTGACTGAGCCTGTCCCTGCCGGGGCTGCCCGCGAGGAGAAAGCCCGCGGCGTCAGCGAGGTCCAGGAGTTCTTCGACGGAAAAAGGTCCTGA
- a CDS encoding ADP-ribosylglycohydrolase family protein has translation MSFDHGIPAPTLPSRIRGSLLGGALGDALGYAVQSDSIAGIRERFGARGLTGFEDLAGPGHFSDDTQLTLYTVDGLVEALEWANSGVGADVNACVWLAYLRWLAAQGEDAGPSAPVPQPRWIDGNGVLRQRRRPDKDCLSGLATGEMGTAMRPVNPDARGAGTVMRSAPFGLVPHITPDAVYKLSADAAALTHGHPSARQGSGIFSLLIHRLVSGEALRDAAAGVTAHAGTVVNVAPELPERLAAALRLAENGLVGPEELQRELGGGRTAEEALAVALYSVIATAPADGADTQPVEHFRNAMLVAVNHSGASDTTGALAGNILGALYGEACLPATWLEALEAAEVIRRMADQLVKVTTGED, from the coding sequence ATGAGCTTTGACCACGGTATCCCCGCACCAACCCTTCCATCCCGCATCCGCGGTTCCCTGCTGGGCGGAGCCCTGGGCGATGCGCTGGGGTACGCCGTGCAATCCGATTCCATTGCCGGGATACGGGAGCGGTTCGGGGCGCGGGGCCTCACCGGGTTCGAGGACCTGGCGGGCCCCGGTCATTTCTCTGATGACACGCAGCTGACCCTGTACACGGTGGATGGGCTGGTGGAGGCGCTGGAGTGGGCCAACTCCGGCGTAGGCGCGGACGTGAACGCCTGCGTTTGGCTGGCCTACCTGCGCTGGCTTGCCGCCCAGGGTGAGGATGCAGGACCCTCCGCGCCGGTACCCCAGCCGCGCTGGATCGACGGCAATGGGGTGCTCAGGCAGCGCAGGCGTCCCGACAAGGACTGCCTCAGCGGTCTGGCCACCGGTGAGATGGGAACCGCCATGCGCCCGGTGAACCCCGACGCCAGGGGCGCCGGCACGGTGATGCGTTCGGCTCCGTTCGGGCTGGTGCCACACATCACGCCCGACGCCGTCTATAAGCTAAGTGCCGACGCCGCCGCCCTGACGCACGGGCATCCTTCCGCCCGGCAGGGTTCGGGCATCTTCAGCCTCCTGATCCACCGGTTGGTGTCCGGTGAGGCCCTGCGGGACGCCGCTGCCGGTGTTACCGCGCACGCCGGCACCGTTGTGAACGTTGCCCCGGAACTGCCGGAGCGCCTTGCGGCCGCCCTGCGGCTCGCGGAGAACGGACTCGTCGGCCCCGAGGAACTGCAACGCGAGCTCGGCGGGGGCCGGACAGCGGAGGAAGCACTCGCCGTCGCGCTGTATTCCGTCATCGCCACTGCCCCGGCCGACGGGGCGGACACGCAGCCCGTTGAGCATTTCCGCAACGCCATGCTGGTGGCCGTGAACCACAGCGGCGCCAGCGACACCACGGGGGCGCTCGCGGGAAACATCCTGGGAGCCCTTTACGGGGAGGCCTGCCTGCCCGCCACCTGGCTTGAAGCCTTGGAAGCGGCGGAGGTCATCCGCCGAATGGCCGATCAGTTGGTGAAGGTTACGACCGGCGAAGACTGA
- a CDS encoding DUF4395 domain-containing protein yields MASLFEFPNPVNEYAARTTAALVVLLAVATAVANSGWGLAAIATGFWLRLLFGPRISPLALLSVKVITPRLGKVKLVAGPPKRFAQGIGAAVSTGALLLFAAGAAPAAWTLLGILVIAASLEAFAGFCLGCTIFGFLQRRGVIPEDVCEACNNISLRRS; encoded by the coding sequence ATGGCCTCCCTGTTCGAATTCCCCAACCCCGTCAATGAGTACGCCGCCCGCACCACGGCAGCGCTCGTGGTGCTGCTCGCCGTCGCCACCGCTGTGGCAAATTCAGGCTGGGGGCTGGCAGCGATCGCCACCGGATTCTGGCTGCGGCTGCTCTTCGGCCCGCGGATTTCACCCCTGGCACTGCTTTCGGTCAAGGTAATCACGCCCCGGCTCGGAAAGGTAAAGCTGGTTGCCGGGCCGCCCAAGCGTTTCGCCCAGGGAATCGGTGCGGCAGTGTCCACCGGTGCCCTGCTCCTCTTCGCCGCCGGTGCGGCGCCGGCAGCCTGGACGCTCCTGGGCATCCTGGTGATAGCTGCGTCGCTTGAAGCCTTCGCGGGATTCTGCCTGGGGTGCACCATCTTCGGGTTTTTGCAGCGCCGTGGCGTGATCCCGGAGGACGTCTGCGAGGCCTGCAACAACATCAGTCTTCGCCGGTCGTAA
- a CDS encoding exonuclease domain-containing protein produces the protein MGLDFTAIDFETANGFRGSPCSVGLTKVRGGRIVAEASWLMRPPAGYDIFDHHNVRIHGITPADVAGSPRFGELFPEIGAFIGDDVIVAHNAAFDLGVIRSALEVSGLPGPAYDYVCTVMLSRRCYSLVSNSLPFAAEEAGVPLVNHHDAAEDARACAGILIDIAARNGANSIAELYLSLGLAMPRQEAFDPATGDLSKASLTALAGNSGNGAALVRPFQSGWPEEGLNPEPNLDAEPGHPLYAQTVVFTGQLSINRPDAKLRSARCGARTENRVTARTTVLVVGDGFVASDLRSGRLTGKARRVLEVHERGQAIEVLSEGEFLQMVGGAEEARGLPVGAGAAWAGATAAGA, from the coding sequence GTGGGTTTGGACTTTACGGCGATCGACTTCGAAACGGCCAACGGCTTCCGGGGCTCCCCGTGCTCCGTGGGACTAACGAAGGTGAGAGGCGGCAGGATCGTCGCGGAAGCCTCCTGGCTGATGCGTCCGCCGGCGGGATACGACATCTTCGACCACCACAACGTCAGGATCCACGGCATCACACCGGCTGATGTTGCCGGCTCGCCGCGCTTTGGCGAGCTGTTTCCCGAAATAGGGGCGTTCATCGGCGATGACGTGATCGTCGCGCACAATGCTGCCTTCGACCTTGGCGTGATCCGCTCGGCGCTGGAAGTCTCCGGCCTGCCAGGCCCGGCCTACGACTATGTCTGCACCGTCATGCTGTCCCGGCGCTGCTACTCGCTCGTGTCCAACTCCCTCCCGTTTGCCGCCGAGGAAGCAGGTGTTCCGCTGGTTAACCACCACGACGCCGCGGAAGATGCCCGTGCCTGCGCCGGGATCCTCATCGACATCGCCGCCCGCAACGGTGCCAACAGCATCGCCGAACTCTACCTGTCCCTGGGCCTGGCCATGCCGCGGCAGGAGGCCTTCGACCCCGCTACCGGCGACCTGTCAAAGGCCAGCCTCACGGCGCTGGCAGGGAACTCCGGCAACGGGGCGGCTCTGGTCCGCCCGTTCCAGTCCGGCTGGCCGGAGGAAGGACTGAACCCGGAGCCCAACCTGGACGCCGAGCCCGGGCATCCGCTGTACGCCCAGACCGTGGTGTTCACCGGGCAGCTCTCCATCAATCGTCCGGACGCCAAACTTCGCTCGGCCAGGTGCGGCGCGCGGACCGAGAACCGGGTCACCGCGCGGACTACCGTCCTGGTGGTGGGGGACGGGTTCGTGGCCTCGGACCTGCGTTCGGGCAGGCTCACGGGCAAGGCCCGGCGTGTCCTGGAGGTCCACGAGCGCGGCCAGGCCATTGAAGTGCTGTCCGAAGGCGAGTTCCTGCAGATGGTGGGCGGTGCAGAAGAAGCCCGGGGACTTCCTGTCGGCGCCGGGGCAGCCTGGGCCGGTGCCACAGCCGCCGGCGCCTGA
- a CDS encoding DedA family protein → MNELAVSMLGGAGPVQPKMASFLPDWLNPQVFLADPALAPWVVLLVCGIIFAETGLLVGFFLPGDSMLFTAGLLVATGTIKFNIWLLALLIVVSAIIGNQAGYLIGSKAGPALFNKPDSKLFKRENVESAHAFFEKHGGKALILARFVPIIRTFVPVIVGVAQMSKRKFFIYNVVGAVLWGGGVTLLGFLLGDTVPWVRDNLDIIFIAIVLVSVVPIGIEILRGMSAKRQAQAYGTDTVDEFIEEHEPEAEQKTPRNIQGQRPE, encoded by the coding sequence ATGAATGAGCTCGCTGTGTCCATGCTGGGCGGTGCGGGACCGGTCCAGCCAAAAATGGCGTCCTTCCTGCCCGATTGGCTGAACCCCCAGGTCTTCCTGGCCGATCCTGCGCTCGCCCCTTGGGTGGTGCTGCTGGTATGCGGAATCATCTTCGCCGAAACCGGCTTGTTGGTCGGTTTCTTCCTGCCGGGCGATTCCATGCTGTTCACCGCCGGCCTGCTGGTCGCCACCGGCACCATCAAGTTCAACATCTGGCTCCTGGCCCTGCTGATCGTGGTTTCCGCCATCATCGGCAACCAGGCCGGCTACCTGATCGGTTCCAAAGCGGGCCCTGCGCTCTTCAACAAGCCCGACTCCAAACTGTTCAAACGCGAGAATGTCGAGAGCGCGCACGCGTTCTTTGAGAAGCACGGCGGCAAGGCGCTTATCCTGGCCCGTTTCGTTCCCATCATCCGGACCTTTGTCCCCGTGATCGTCGGCGTGGCGCAGATGAGCAAGCGCAAGTTCTTCATCTACAACGTCGTCGGCGCGGTGCTCTGGGGCGGCGGCGTGACCCTGCTCGGGTTCCTGCTGGGCGACACGGTGCCCTGGGTCCGGGACAACCTGGACATCATCTTCATCGCCATCGTGCTGGTCTCGGTGGTGCCGATCGGCATAGAAATCCTGCGCGGCATGTCAGCGAAGCGCCAGGCGCAGGCCTACGGCACAGACACCGTTGACGAATTCATCGAGGAGCACGAACCGGAGGCGGAGCAGAAGACTCCCCGCAACATCCAGGGCCAGCGGCCGGAGTAG
- the rdgB gene encoding RdgB/HAM1 family non-canonical purine NTP pyrophosphatase, with translation MSGAAPRLVLATHNKGKLRELRELLRGQVPGLDVDTQVVDAAAAGAPDVVESGVTFAENSLLKARAVAGATGLVAIADDSGLAVDVMGGAPGIFSARWAGRHGDDAANLELLLNQLSDVPDEHRGAAFVCAAALAMPADAEGPGREVVEYGQLEGVLLREPRGAGGFGYDPVLRPAGENRSCAELSAEEKNAISHRGKAFRALLPSIVAALESAG, from the coding sequence GTGAGCGGTGCGGCTCCCCGGCTGGTGCTGGCAACGCACAACAAGGGCAAGCTGCGCGAACTCCGTGAACTGCTGCGCGGACAGGTCCCGGGGCTCGACGTCGATACCCAGGTGGTGGACGCCGCCGCGGCGGGTGCCCCGGACGTCGTCGAGAGCGGCGTGACGTTCGCCGAGAACTCCCTGCTGAAGGCGCGCGCGGTGGCCGGCGCCACCGGACTGGTTGCCATCGCCGACGACTCCGGCCTGGCCGTGGACGTCATGGGTGGGGCCCCCGGCATTTTCTCCGCCCGCTGGGCGGGACGCCACGGTGATGACGCCGCCAACCTCGAACTGCTGCTGAACCAGCTGTCCGACGTTCCCGACGAACACCGCGGTGCCGCGTTCGTGTGCGCCGCCGCCCTTGCCATGCCCGCGGACGCGGAGGGGCCCGGGCGCGAGGTGGTGGAGTACGGGCAGCTGGAAGGCGTCCTGCTCCGTGAACCGCGGGGCGCCGGCGGCTTTGGCTACGATCCGGTGCTGCGGCCTGCCGGCGAGAACCGTAGCTGCGCCGAGCTGTCCGCCGAGGAAAAGAACGCCATCAGCCACCGCGGCAAAGCCTTCCGGGCACTGCTGCCGTCCATCGTGGCGGCACTTGAATCGGCAGGCTAA